One window of the Trifolium pratense cultivar HEN17-A07 linkage group LG2, ARS_RC_1.1, whole genome shotgun sequence genome contains the following:
- the LOC123910368 gene encoding heavy metal-associated isoprenylated plant protein 43-like, whose amino-acid sequence MVKKTVLKVDIDCLKCKKKLIKTVSSLQGINKIEADEGKGTLTIIGDADPYDIIVRIRKAGKNAEVVSIGPPPGPPPPKQDAPKKPEEKPKAEEKNKPDPVKNLDQISYVPYMQMPYYYPQYQAQPVTVVHMTRWDEPNAFCTIM is encoded by the exons ATGGTCAAGAAAACAGTCTTGAAGGTTGATATTGATTGTCTCAAATGCAAAAAGAAACTCATCAAAACCGTTTCTTCTCTTCAAG GTATAAACAAAATTGAAGCAGATGAAGGAAAAGGAACATTGACCATAATAGGGGATGCAGACCCATATGACATAATAGTTCGAATAAGGAAAGCTGGAAAAAATGCTGAAGTTGTGAGTATTGGGCCTCCACCTGGCCCACCTCCTCCAAAACAGGATGCTCCAAAGAAGCCTGAAGAAAAGCCTAAGGCCGAAGAAAAAAATAAGCCCGACCCGGTAAAGAATCTGGACCAAATATCttatgtgccctatatgcagaTGCCTTATTACTACCCACAATACCAGGCCCAACCAGTTACTGTGGTGCACATGACTAGGTGGGACGAGCCCAATGCATTTTGCACTATAATGTGA